ggaaatcctctacgtatgtattcacaaagtttcggaattttttgaatttccggggtcgggatcttcccttgtatgtAAGTAGATTCACGCGTAAAAGGCGCGACACTTACTTCTTTTACACTCTGCACGATAACGTTTACAACAGGCATGGGAGCAAAATAATGCGATCAGTGTTGCAACGTATTCACTGCTACTGATATCTCTGACGTTTAATATATTCATACTATGCTATATCGGCCAGCTTCTGATGGAGAAGGTAAGTTTCGTCCCACGATTATTTCATCTTCGGGCGCGTGATTTAATAAATTGTGTATTACAGACCTCTGCTGTTGGGATATCGTGTTTCATGATTGACTGGTACCATTTGCCCACTAAGACGATACAGGGTCTGATCCTGGTCATTGGTATATCGAACAACCCTTGTAAAATCAGCGCTGGTGGGATAGCTAACTTAAATTTGTCTACATTTGGAAATGTGCGTATATCGATACGCAAGAAATCTATGCTTTGCATCAAGATTGCTGATAAAATCCAAATCACGTGCAGGGTAGCCATGTGATATATAACGAGATCCaggattttattaatttttcgatttatttattcataCGTAGAATTTAAAGCGAATTTTAGCAAATTTTCACATCTATTCTCACTGAACATCGGAACAAGTTAAAATCATTGAAATGTTAAGACACCGCGAAACAGCTACCCTAATTAAATATCCAGTTATTGACTATTAAAGGCAAACCTTTCTATGCAGGTGCTGAAGACATCGTTGGCGTACTTAAGCTTTCTCCGAACAGCCGTCGTGCAGTGATCGATTGTCTAATTCCCGTCAGCCTCGTAGTTGTTTGTACAACAGCAAATAAAGACATTCGACCAGCACGGCGAGATTTCTTGCCACCTAAAAATGATTCgtaatattattgttattgcaGGCTCGATAGCAATTAGACGTTTACGAGGAGGGGTGTTGCAATTAGCCTTGCTAATACCACCTTgcaagccaaatgctcgtataggcgaaagcctgaggaagAGCGCGCCCCTTTTGGGCCAAGACGGCTATACTAGATGCAATTAGCGTTTCATTGGATACGACTTCTGATGATACAAATACATTCCGCATTCGCGATTAGGACCGGTGCACACCAGCGGCAGGTGTCAATTTAAAACCGCGTCAATATGACACAATATTCTAGCAGTACCTACACTGTATGGAAAGATCCACAcgtaacgcaatttttttgcgcCCACTTTGCGTCCTGTTTGCGATTTAAGAAATGTACGCGGCTACTGCAAACGATTTCATACTCGtacgaaaataattacagaatttTGTCTGATCCccatcgatatggaagtgacaccaatggcttcctggcgttctcccgattaaaatcagaAAAGTAGTCCGCCTTGCATGATATTtcgtatgattttaatcgggagaacgccaggaatccattagtgccACTTCCCTTTCTATacgatgaagaaaagaatttcttaatacgctgtaatggatAGGTATTTCACCCCCGACTGCGGGGCGATCGACCTGGATTTGCCGCGGTTCGCTGAGTactcatacctgtttcagaaataaaataattctttatttttaatcgtatcgatatggaagttacaccaatggattccttatgtttttccgattaagatcgtaccaaatttcatgtaaatcggactattattaacgaaatcaatttgaaatgatataaatcaatttttcatggtatttccttcattatgttccgaattacgtcgttcttggtgtcagtttcgtcggcgaaacataaggaatcgattggggacaaaagatattttgcgtctttttcaaGTTCGACAGACGGAGTTGTGATCTGAAAttcgaaattaaaggatccgatgatATTAACAAATCATGCATCACATCCTCATTTGCTCATGCGCTTAAATACACTCAATTCAAACTTCGCGGCCTCATAAGTTCACGGTGGACTGACGGTTACGCAACAATAAGCGTCACACGCCCCATCTACATCTGACATTTCAGATTTCGGTTGCTAGGAAAACGTCAACGGAAAAGGAGTGTTTATCTCATTGTTTATACACAAAAATTAAATGATGCAGTTCTATGCGTCATATATGTCCCTCGTACATATAGCATCAGGTATGAGATTTTCTATTCATTCGCTTCGTACGTTTCTACTCGTTAATGTCCATATATTTCTGAAATCAAGAGGTACAGTAATGAAAGTCAAACTACAGTAAGCAGCATTACTGTTATTGTGACCGCAGATTTAGTGGTAATGGCTGTGTTTCCTTTTCTTTAACAGAACGATATAGTAGATGGTAAAGGGGCATCAGCAAAATGGCAGACAAAGCAACAGTGGGAGGCATCCCGATCGAATGTTTAAGCGGAGAACCAGCAGCAGTCTGGTCCGGCTGGCGCAGTTTGGGAGACAGAGAACTTGTCAGAGAAGCTTCCGCCAAGGGCACTCATATTAATCTCGCTCATAAATGTTTAGCTTACAGGCGAAGCTGTTCTATCGAGACTGCTCAGCATTATTTCAATAAAGAAGTAGAAATCTGGATCACAGAACTCTTGAAGAAACACCAAATTTACAGAGCTTCCCATATTTTACAAAACATCGTATGTTGAATATGAATTATCGAATTGTAACATCTATCGCCGTGGACCGTTGTTTACACATGTTGCTTCTCCGCAGAAAAAGAATCCGGTGGAATACATATTCGAAGTTTGCGTACATTGCAAGGATTCCACGCTGAGGAATTATTTATCGGAGTATCTAATAAGTGTTGCACATTTCGAAAGCGAACACGTTGATTCGTGGAATATAATGAAGAGTATCATACAATTTGAACAGAAATATATGtaagtttccttttcttttgtgTATGTTGCTTTAATAGGATAAAAGAGCAGGCACTTTTTTAGGGTTCAGGATGGTTTAAGCTCTTCTCTTTGTATAGAAGATGTTCTAAGATTACCGGAAGCTGTAAAGCGAGCATTATGCACGGAATTGTACTTTTCTATAACCGAACAAAGTCTGTCGAGGAATATAACTAATGCTGTGCTGTGGGATTATTTGCTATCAAACAATAAGATCGAGTTGATAAGGCTTTGGAtcgatatttattataatgGTAACGCGATCGAGAAGCTGACCGACAACATCGGCGATGAATACAAATCTTTGTTTGCCACCATGACTATTACATCGGATATGATCGAAACCGTCGATTCTTCGAATGCCAGTAATCTCGtaaaagatttaattaaaaatcatcTATGTAGGTATGTCTTTGTTTATAATACGTGTGTAGGTATTACAAGAATTTGCATATAGACATTTGTTTATGAATGTATTGTCTGAATTTATTAGGCATGGGGTCTTTGAACAGAAAGAGAAGAGAGATATAAAATTACTGTTAAGACGTATTTTTGGTAGCGCGATGACGCTATCAGAATTTAACATAATACTGTCGCGTGATACGTGCAATATTAATAAGACTGAATTTTTACAAAGTATTGATAAGGAATTGTGCCTTGCGCACTGTTCGAACGAAACGGATAGTCAAGAGGAGAAAGTCAAAGTCGCGGAATTATTTGATGCATTAACGAATATGTCTGAAAGTCAAGATCACTGCGAAGATGCATTGATAGAAGGGACTTTTAAAACAATTCATTATCTTTCTGATGACGTTGATGAATATTTGAAACAGAATTATTTGATAGTCTTAGTATTACTATTCTCGTACTTGTCCAAGGACAGTGTAGCAAATAATCAATACAAAGAtactgaaataaaagaaaatgtatTGGAAAGTATATTCGCGAGTAAAGATGACTTACAATTAGGTACTTATAGCATTTCGAACGAAGCTCTTCAGAATACATTGAAACATGTGCCAATTCTTCAGCATATTATAGAAGACAAACCAAAGAAAGAGGTCACGATGTACGAATTATTAGATGGTTATAAGAATTTAAATGTAAAGCAGTTATTTAAGTGGCGATTTAATAACGAACCAATGCTACACTTCTCTAATGAAACTCTTGTTAAAAGATACGGTCATACCGAAGCATTAACGTACGAATATTACCTAAAAGAAGCTCGCCCTAATATGGCTATATTTAGTTTAAAGCATTCCCAAGGAAAAGTAATAAGAAGTGTTTCTTCTAGACGGTAAAGATAACTATTTTACAGTGTACACTGCTAGTACTCGATAACACACGCTGTATACTTATAATATATTGATTTTAGGAAACGTAAGGCAAGCCTTTATGCACATATTCTTGCTCTACGAAACTTAGATAAACCAGAAATAGTATGCAGTTGCATTTCCTTCATCGAAATGTTAGGCATTAATTCAGAAAACTTGAGGGTCCACGTAACGGCCGCGGATTATCTGAAGAAAGAGATCGATGTTTCAATTGGTAATCCTTCGTTCTCTTCATCAAGTACAGACGtaataaatattgtttaatatatTGCATTGCTTACTTTCCAGGGAATTTATTAGAGAGTGTAATATACAAAAGCGAGGACGATCTGAACACCATAATGTCTTACCTCGAAAATACTTTCCAGAGAAATTTTAGTGAAAATTTAGTCGAGGATAGTCAGCAATTTTTGAATATACTGAAAACGTGGGATGTTATCGTGCGATTTACAAAAGCCCACAATATTTCTTTGCCAGCCAGCTTATTAAAACTTTTAGCAAGTCAAAATCACTGGTTCGAATTCGTTTTGGTCTGTCACATTTTTGCCTATCCTCTAAATCAGGTAATAACTTGATTTTCGTGTATTTTGCGTATTAAAATTGAGAGAAGTTCCACGTAAATCGGAACTACACGCTTCACTATTATTTTAGGTGTTAGAGAATACTAAACACTTCGAAGATGTAATTATAAGAGAACATTTGCTAACTTGTTTAAATAACACGCAACTTGCGAAGTCACAATCAGCCGTTTATAGCGATCAGAAAATAAGATCCCGAGATGTTAGACAATCACTGTACTATAAAATTGGTGTTAAGCAAAGTGTAAGTAATAACAGTTAGACGCACATAATAGACTTAACACTACATTATACTAAATTATTATGTTATAGGGGTCTCCTATTTCTGGCTCTCCTGTTTCGGCAGATACAGCAAGCATGTCTGATTCTTGTAGTACATCCGAATATCCTATAAACGATGGCGTTTGTTCCTTAAACGATGATTTATGGTCGATTATTCTAAAATGCCATCAAAGTCCAGATCCACCCGGTGCGCTAATAAATGCATCCCGGCTAACATCGAGACCTTTCCTTACAGTTTTGGCAACCTGTTACGAGGTATTTTGTATTAATGGTTTCCTTCGCTTTGCGAGTTATAGTAATTCCGTAAACGCTTGTATCCTCCTAATGTTACTAAACTAATGTATTTTAGCCATCTTCTACAGCCGCGTATTCTTATTCATGGATGGTAATATCTGTCGAAGATGATGATATCCTATCAGATTACAAAGATTGTTTAGAACAGCAAGAATGGACTGCGAATCAAGTTTTCAACTTAGTGGACAAAATGGTGACGCGTGGATATATCGGCACCTTAAGTAGagcttacaaaatttttatgccTGTAAGTATATACTTTGCACATCAGTATTACAAAGCGTTTCATTTATATCTTTAAATCGTAGGACAGTCCGCTCAAATCGTTCTTCGAATTCCTTGTACAATGTACGAATTATGGAGATTTTAAAGGATGCCAACAGAATTTATTGGAATTTAAAACCCAATGTCTAAACCTCAAATGCAATGTACGTTTCAAGTTTTGTTAAAGTATTCGACACCTTCGTGTTTAGGTGTAATAACTAATAGGTTCATGGGTTTCAGAAAGCTATGAATTGGGATTCTTCGGATAGTACATACTTGAACAACTCGTACTGGGTAGCAATCGTTGCAGTTAAATGTCTGGTTGCAACCCTCGCTCATGGTCTTAGAAGTACACATTTGCATATAAAGTTTCTTGAAACCGTAATAAGATGTAACTTGCATACAGATTTCCCAGGTATCATAACTTTATATATgtctattttattaaatattaaatctgattTAGAAAGGCAGCATTAACATTTAAACGATTCTTTCTTACATTACAGTTCGCGTGCCGAATTTTCAACATTTCATACAGATTATAAAGATTCTCCAGAAAACTAATGTTACGCTAAACTTTGCTAATTTTACGATAACGGATAACGAGTATagctttgaacctgaaattcaAAGATGCATTAGTGATTTACTAAAAACTGAGAATTATGACAGTGCGTTGAAATTATCAAATGTGGCGGGATTGAATTCATCCGACATTATCTTGGCTCAAGTACTGTGTTAGCATACGTAGATCttctaacattttattttcgttGTACACTAACGTATGAATAATATTTCTAGTatcgaaataaatttaaatactgGATGCAGAGCCATGATAAAATTGAGAATGAATTTTGGAACGAATGTGCATCAAACATCGAGAAATACAATGTTTCGCCCGAGAAAGCAGCAGAGTTCTTTGTTGAGCATGCTGAGAAAGTTGTTTCTCATAAAGAGAGGTACATACGTTTTTCAGCAAAGTCCCTAAAGTCAGCGACAATGAATACATACTTTTACAGATACGAAATATTGCGCTTGGCTTTCGAAACATTAAGAGACGTTGAAACAGAGCAACAAATTATTGATACGTTAGAAATGGCAATGTGGAAATCATGTATACTAGCTGGCCCTGAAAACGTACAATTTGATAATGGACTGTACGTTTTCaataaattgaaaacagaattatTGTCAGGATtaaataaattgaagttaaGCTGTACCCTAAGCGACCAATACGAGAAGGATGCAGCTGAAAGCTTAATCAACAAATTAATTGATCTAGGAAAATTGGATGTCGCGTTAAGAATAAGTACAATtttcaattataaaaataagGTAAGTTCTATTGAGCTTTGTTGAATAACTACATATGCCAAgatagtattaaatatttatccgTGCGTAGGACTTACAAACTTTACTGTTATGTTTGAGTTTGGCAGAAGGTGAAATTACACCAAACGAATTACCAGCTGAGCAACGAAGTCTTCTGACGGAAGTGAACAAAAGTAAACAGCAAAAGTACGGTGTCTTAAAGAATCGTGGCCTGCAAAGATTATCTTCGTCATCCTCATGTACTTATTACAGTTTTATTCTGGTTGCAACGAATTCAGATATCTCTTATCTATTGCAAAATCATTGTTTTAGTAATTACTTCAACTAACATTGGTGAAATAAGCAAAGCGAAGGACGAAACAATTCACAAAGCTCAAATGGAATGCTTATCGCTTTTACAAAAGTTACTCAAGACCTTGGAGCATGGAGTAGATATATGCCTGAGGATCGTATTATGTTATAAACTGGCAATACAACTAGGAAAGAGTTACCAGTTTTTACTTCTGCTAAACAATCCTTTCCAGTTTTTGCAAGAAATCACGGACagtgatataaaaaataaatgcgaAGCTCTTAGCGATATAATTACTGCGTACAAAATAAGCAACGATACTGTTGCAGTATTTCTGGCTGAAAGTATTACAGTAAATATTACGCGAGCCATAGAAGGTACATAACAGCTTCGTTACGAAACCCGTACAAGCTGTTACAAGCTTCCGTGTGTTACAGGTGGATGCGAGGACAATATTTGTTTGTGGGGATGTCCTTTGAATACGAATTTCCGTGTCATTATGGAGTTGTGTAATGACGTCTCGCTTCTTGGCTGGCAACTCTTAAAAACAGCAAGTCAATTACTTGGGCATTCTCATGGTGAAAAAAGAAAcggtattataataaaaatataatcgcTATTGCATTCCTATGATGTGCGAATTTTGTGACATACTTTTTCCTTGTTGTCCAGTGTTGACTCTAAAGACAATTTTAGAATTATTAATACGATCGCACGATTGCTTTACGACATCTTGTAATATGGAAGGAATAGCATCAGTATTACGCAAATGCCAAAATTTTGCGAACGTCCTGCAAAATCTTAAATATTGGACGTTGTTGGTATGGAAGAACTCTGTAGTAATAGAATAATGGGGGAATTATTATACAATAACATGTTATATGATCGCAGGTACGACTTGTAACGGGCGTTGGTCGTTTTACGGAAATGAATTACATATTTCAAATATTGAAAGAGAATCATCAATTTGAGTCCTTGCTTGGGAAAGGATTAGACAAGGTTTCCATCGGGCACTTATTACTTCCACAGAAGTGTACAAATACAGAGGACGTATAATGTGAAATTATATTCGTATTGCAGGTGACTGGTCTAAAAATGGCACTTCTGGAATTCTTGAAACGTCATTGCCCCGAGGACAAGGATCTCTTCACTTTGGTAGCATTACATTTCCGACTGTATCATGAGATGGCACTTATGTGGGAAAACGAAGCAAAGGATGTACTCAAAACGTTAATATTAAACGCAGTAAAAGATCATGCGAAATTACAAAGCTCTGTACAGCATGAATTGAAATTGACCAAATGTGAGAATGTTCAGAAACAGTTGCAATTATGCGTAACCAATTTCACGCACGCGACGCACTACTATTTACAGGTGAGTTGCAATTAAAGCATACCGCTTTAAGAAAAGTTCTGTtaattaactagtaatacatgtTTAAACAGGCTAACAAATTGAACCTTGCCAGTCGCTGTTCCGACGAGACACAATTAGTTGCCCTTCAACTTTCCCTTCTTAATGCAGTGTCTCACAATCAGCAAACAACTTGCATACTTAATATAAAGTCCGATGATGTCGATCGAATATTATGCCATACTTTAAATTTCTCGCAAGCTCTGATTGTCGTGCATGCTTACAATCATCACGTGGATTGGGCCAATCTGATCTATAACCATTGTATACTGAATGGGGAggcgaaatatttaaaagatttcATGGCTGTGAAAAGCCTGACTCCCGGCCTAGTACAAGACTGTGCGCGCAGGCAAGTAAATTgcgattaaacaaattattctcaGAAATGATATTCGCGTACGATAACACGTCCTAATTCGAGCATACATTAATCTATTACAGATACAGATTGGAAAAGAGTATTACTCATACGATGACGGATAATATGAAGTTATTAATCTCTGAATTATCAGACGTGGAATGTAAATACATGTTAGCGAGTCAGTTAGGCTTTAAGAATATTGTAGAAGCTATGCTCAATAATCCTATGATAGGCGCGTACCTAAAAGACACTGTCTGGAAGAAGGGCTATAATGCTACCTAAATCAGTCACATtccaaaaatatatacatacacactaaAACACGATCCTTCGCTATTAATGAAGAGAAAATGTTACAAATgtatgttttattattatttttatataaataaatatttttctatattttaatctATATATTGGCAACGAGTTTGCCCATAGTATACGATTAAAGCTGTGTAAGATATTACCCCTCTatagatatcggtttttcaattatttaaaatagaaaacgaTTTCTTGAACTTCATACTCTGTGTGAAATAGCTCGCAACTTCAAGGGACAATTATGACACACGAAAATTTGTGTTGTAAGAAACTCGCCGGTCGCAATAAATCCGAAAGACCCGCAGTATTGAAACTGGATGCTTATATAAGGAAGTACGAAcggaaatttggaaaaatatcgtCGTTACGAGTTTCTTCAAGGAAACAATTAAAGCTAGTGAAACTTATACATGATTTAATGGAAGCTATCGAAAAGGAGGAGGTCGACAAAGAACAGGGTATGAATAATTCATGATTTCGTTCATCATTATTCCGATATATCATGAATTTCCTCCTCATATCGTAGCATTTCAAATACTGAAAGTATCTAATGACGCAATAAAAGAGACAATATCAAAATTGCAAGATTCAATGAAAATGTATAAAGAAAATATGAGATCTGAAATCGCTAAGCTTGATTGCTTAAGCACGGATAGACTATTAAACATTAATTATATGTACACGTAATACATCGATGTTGTATAAATATGTTATATTAAGTGcctacaataattaatggcgTGTTTTAATGgaataaaattgttataaattGTATTTCTAGTCAAtggtcttttattttaattgcaaaCAATACTCTTATTTGCATTCCAGTGTAAATAAGACTTTAAGATACAATTGAAAAAGCGCAAATATTCGTATATTATATACAACATGTGAAAATACATGTCTaaatttcgcttatattgcataaatttatttttatttcgcatttaattaaaataattataaaatatccaCTTGAATCACGAAAGAAATGATGATGCACCATTTGTATCAAATTCTAAAACGTCCAAGTTCGGCCGACGCTTCATGGAATTCGTGTCTATATCACATGTACTGACCTTTCTCTTTACATTTACACCCTGTAATGCTGGATTATTTAATTCCCTTTGCAGATTTTCAGCCACATGAAAATCGCAATGTTCATCATATTTCAATATGGGTATCATTTGATAACATTGTAGACACTTTTCAGAAGGTTCTTGAATAAAATTAGTCGAGTCTTTTCTCACTAGAAAACTATAAATACCATTACTCTTTTTCCCTTTTGTAACATTAGTTTTagatttactttttactttcgcATTTTTTACTACCACCTCCTTTGTACTAGTTTTTCTACTTTGCACTTTCATGTGCAGTTTTGCCTCCTCTTGAAGCTCTGGAGGTAGCAATGCGACCACACTGGCATCAATATCATTTAAATCAGGAAATATTTCTTGTAATTTTACAGTATTCCGCAAATTGATCGTTTCATCGTTCCTATCTCTTGTTGCGCTCGAGGAAGATTGCCCTTGTTCAACCTCATTACTGATAGATTCTTTATTATTGCATTGTTCTTCGACTACGTGTAACTCATCAGAGTCCCTCTCGTTATTAGAATCTTCCTCGTTTACATGCAATTCTTCTCTCAGTTTAGTATTTTCATTCTCATCGTTTTCGATTAATGCGTTCTCACGCGTGTACACATCTCTCACCTTAGtttcttttgaattaaaaatattgacgAAGAACGATTCCTTAAATTCATTTTGATCTAGGGGATCATTCAAATGAGAATTATTCATTCTCTTCTGAGAAAATGCTTTTCTCTTGTTCCGCTCGTTCAACGACGTAATTAAACTATTTAATTTCCTAGAAGTAGGTGACCAATCTTCCTGCGCATTAGGAATTCGTTCACTTAATTGTACGCTACTTCTGGAGTTCTGTGCAACATCCCTTACTTTACTATTCGGTACATTCTTTATGTCAGCATTATTATTACAGATCATATTAGTGGTtgcattaattttcaaattatctgCTACTTTCTCAATAACATGACTGGCAGATTCTgtgcatttcttttctgttcgaTCATCTGCTTCTTGTCGAAGTTCTAACTTGGTAGATTTAAAGAAATTCCTAAAATTTTCACTACCTTTAGCCTGTATAAATTTGCCAGTCGATATACCCAAGTACGCAATCGGACGCTGCGTTGATCTGGATACAATTTCAACACAACGATTTGCCATTTTCTCTGGCTTGTATGAAGTTAAAGTACACGAACGGGATTGAGATACAGTAGTTTTGTTTTGATAGTACTGATAGCATATCGTAAGCAATGTTGCTCGGCGTTCATTTTCCTCAAGATCTTGCTCGAGGCGGTCACAAACTTCCGCCGACAAATCGTCAGCCCAATGTTTTAACTGTTAATGAAACAATACCTTTCGTATTCATATGTATAGACCTTTTGTTTATATATAAACCTCATTGTTTAGCTTACCACGTCTAACGAAGTAATAGCTTGTTTCcctggaaattttttacacgcCCCAATTGATTTCGTCACAAATCGCACGGTAACGGGCTCGTTGTCTACTCCCCGAGCAATACTATACAACCATAATCTGAATAAACATTGGTTATTATTGTTCAAACTAAGAAAATGATGATGCTGCTTAAAAAAAGACACATACCCCGTTTTATCGTCAAAACGTTTTTGTAAATATTGCAGGGAATACTGCAATAAGTCACCCATAACGTTACATTTAAGAGAATTAACAACAACGTCCCCAAATTTTCCACCGAGATTCCTAACTTTTTTAACTGGTAATGTTGAATAAAGCGTGGACACCGCAGATGCGGGTAATATCGTCTGTCGATTTGGTTTATGTAATCCACATGCTAATTTAGCTAATATCTGAGGGCATGTCATACAATGTACCTTTTTTAGCCTTCGTAACATATTCAGGTAATTCATGAAAGAAAGAATGACTCATCATCTGACCTTATTTTGCGCAATACCAGCGGAGCATCTAAACCCTGTCTTTTCAAATATGTCGCTCCTTAATTCTTCAACTATTACACCAGCAACTGCGAGCTTTTGCGCTTGTATATCTTCGAGTTCTTCGAAACTGTCTGCTACCCAAGTTCTCACGCCTTTACTTCTTTCTTCTAAAAATTGAACAACATAATTACTTCGCATACTCCCTTACCTCTAAACACAATATCTCGTAACAATTTTCCTATACCTTCGTTGTTTGTCCCGATATCTGAATACCCTACAACGAATGTATTTGAAAGCTGCGTTATTAAATCCTCTGTTGAAACAGGATTTGATATTTTCTTCTCAACCAGATCAGTAATATCTAGATATGCTTCGTCCACGCTGGCTCGTTCTACTATATTGCAATGCTTCCGTATAACATCAATAACTTCGCGACCAGCTTTTCTGTACCTTTATAAGCGTTCACGACTTTTAGCAATTGTGTCTGTATAATTTATAAGAGCTTTATGCTCTTCTGGTATACCTTGATGTATCTGCTTTTTCACGTAGACACGGTACACTGGCCAGGATAAGGTCCGGGCACTTTTCTTTAGCTTCTTCGCCCCTCATGTGCCTCGTAACTCCATATTCTCTCGCTTCGTAGTTGACGGCGATTATCCTAATTAAAAGAGTATTAATATCTCATTCGTCAACTTTAATACCTCGATTAAGAAGCCAACTATTTGAAGTATGGTT
This portion of the Andrena cerasifolii isolate SP2316 chromosome 9, iyAndCera1_principal, whole genome shotgun sequence genome encodes:
- the Spg11 gene encoding spatacsin gives rise to the protein MADKATVGGIPIECLSGEPAAVWSGWRSLGDRELVREASAKGTHINLAHKCLAYRRSCSIETAQHYFNKEVEIWITELLKKHQIYRASHILQNIKKNPVEYIFEVCVHCKDSTLRNYLSEYLISVAHFESEHVDSWNIMKSIIQFEQKYMVQDGLSSSLCIEDVLRLPEAVKRALCTELYFSITEQSLSRNITNAVLWDYLLSNNKIELIRLWIDIYYNGNAIEKLTDNIGDEYKSLFATMTITSDMIETVDSSNASNLVKDLIKNHLCRHGVFEQKEKRDIKLLLRRIFGSAMTLSEFNIILSRDTCNINKTEFLQSIDKELCLAHCSNETDSQEEKVKVAELFDALTNMSESQDHCEDALIEGTFKTIHYLSDDVDEYLKQNYLIVLVLLFSYLSKDSVANNQYKDTEIKENVLESIFASKDDLQLGTYSISNEALQNTLKHVPILQHIIEDKPKKEVTMYELLDGYKNLNVKQLFKWRFNNEPMLHFSNETLVKRYGHTEALTYEYYLKEARPNMAIFSLKHSQGKVIRSVSSRRKRKASLYAHILALRNLDKPEIVCSCISFIEMLGINSENLRVHVTAADYLKKEIDVSIGNLLESVIYKSEDDLNTIMSYLENTFQRNFSENLVEDSQQFLNILKTWDVIVRFTKAHNISLPASLLKLLASQNHWFEFVLVCHIFAYPLNQVLENTKHFEDVIIREHLLTCLNNTQLAKSQSAVYSDQKIRSRDVRQSLYYKIGVKQSGSPISGSPVSADTASMSDSCSTSEYPINDGVCSLNDDLWSIILKCHQSPDPPGALINASRLTSRPFLTVLATCYEPSSTAAYSYSWMVISVEDDDILSDYKDCLEQQEWTANQVFNLVDKMVTRGYIGTLSRAYKIFMPDSPLKSFFEFLVQCTNYGDFKGCQQNLLEFKTQCLNLKCNKAMNWDSSDSTYLNNSYWVAIVAVKCLVATLAHGLRSTHLHIKFLETVIRCNLHTDFPVRVPNFQHFIQIIKILQKTNVTLNFANFTITDNEYSFEPEIQRCISDLLKTENYDSALKLSNVAGLNSSDIILAQYRNKFKYWMQSHDKIENEFWNECASNIEKYNVSPEKAAEFFVEHAEKVVSHKERYEILRLAFETLRDVETEQQIIDTLEMAMWKSCILAGPENVQFDNGLYVFNKLKTELLSGLNKLKLSCTLSDQYEKDAAESLINKLIDLGKLDVALRISTIFNYKNKDLQTLLLCLSLAEGEITPNELPAEQRSLLTEVNKSKQQKYGVLKNRGLQRLSSSSSLITSTNIGEISKAKDETIHKAQMECLSLLQKLLKTLEHGVDICLRIVLCYKLAIQLGKSYQFLLLLNNPFQFLQEITDSDIKNKCEALSDIITAYKISNDTVAVFLAESITVNITRAIEGGCEDNICLWGCPLNTNFRVIMELCNDVSLLGWQLLKTASQLLGHSHGEKRNVLTLKTILELLIRSHDCFTTSCNMEGIASVLRKCQNFANVLQNLKYWTLLVRLVTGVGRFTEMNYIFQILKENHQFESLLGKGLDKVTGLKMALLEFLKRHCPEDKDLFTLVALHFRLYHEMALMWENEAKDVLKTLILNAVKDHAKLQSSVQHELKLTKCENVQKQLQLCVTNFTHATHYYLQANKLNLASRCSDETQLVALQLSLLNAVSHNQQTTCILNIKSDDVDRILCHTLNFSQALIVVHAYNHHVDWANLIYNHCILNGEAKYLKDFMAVKSLTPGLVQDCARRYRLEKSITHTMTDNMKLLISELSDVECKYMLASQLGFKNIVEAMLNNPMIGAYLKDTVWKKGYNAT
- the LOC143373146 gene encoding uncharacterized protein LOC143373146 codes for the protein MTHENLCCKKLAGRNKSERPAVLKLDAYIRKYERKFGKISSLRVSSRKQLKLVKLIHDLMEAIEKEEVDKEQAFQILKVSNDAIKETISKLQDSMKMYKENMRSEIAKLDCLSTDRLLNINYMYT
- the Dnapol-eta gene encoding DNA polymerase eta, yielding MMASSSHDRIIILIDMDCFFCQVETKLQPEYAGKPLAVVQYYQWQLGGIIAVNYEAREYGVTRHMRGEEAKEKCPDLILASVPCLREKADTSRYRKAGREVIDVIRKHCNIVERASVDEAYLDITDLVEKKISNPVSTEDLITQLSNTFVVGYSDIGTNNEEERSKGVRTWVADSFEELEDIQAQKLAVAGVIVEELRSDIFEKTGFRCSAGIAQNKILAKLACGLHKPNRQTILPASAVSTLYSTLPVKKVRNLGGKFGDVVVNSLKCNVMGDLLQYSLQYLQKRFDDKTGLWLYSIARGVDNEPVTVRFVTKSIGACKKFPGKQAITSLDVLKHWADDLSAEVCDRLEQDLEENERRATLLTICYQYYQNKTTVSQSRSCTLTSYKPEKMANRCVEIVSRSTQRPIAYLGISTGKFIQAKGSENFRNFFKSTKLELRQEADDRTEKKCTESASHVIEKVADNLKINATTNMICNNNADIKNVPNSKVRDVAQNSRSSVQLSERIPNAQEDWSPTSRKLNSLITSLNERNKRKAFSQKRMNNSHLNDPLDQNEFKESFFVNIFNSKETKVRDVYTRENALIENDENENTKLREELHVNEEDSNNERDSDELHVVEEQCNNKESISNEVEQGQSSSSATRDRNDETINLRNTVKLQEIFPDLNDIDASVVALLPPELQEEAKLHMKVQSRKTSTKEVVVKNAKVKSKSKTNVTKGKKSNGIYSFLVRKDSTNFIQEPSEKCLQCYQMIPILKYDEHCDFHVAENLQRELNNPALQGVNVKRKVSTCDIDTNSMKRRPNLDVLEFDTNGASSFLS